In the genome of Chloroflexota bacterium, the window CAAAGTATGGGAAAAGGTGCATCAAAAGCTCGCAGAAGCGCTGGATGCAACAACTCTTTCTGACCTTTGCTGATGGAATTATCTAGATACAATTGTGAAGGAGCGAAAAAAATGCAACGACCAGCGAAGCTCGTGTATATGGATCATGCCGCAACGACAGCAGTGGACCCCCGTGTGGTAGAGGCAATGTTGCCCTATTTCACCGATAAATATGGCAATGCATCCAGCGTCCATGCGGCAGGACGCGAAGCGCGTGTGGCTATGGAAAACGCACGCCGCACAGTAGCCGATATCCTAGGTGCTGATCCCGAGGAGATTATTTTCACCAGTTGCGGCACGGAGAGTGACAACCTGGCTATTCGCGGTGTGGCTTTTGCCAACCGTAATAGAGGTAACCACATTATCACCTCATCTATCGAGCACCATGCCGTTGGGCATACCTGTGAGCAATTGGAAAAAGAATTCGGCTTTGAGGTTACCTATCTGCCTGTTGATCAGTATGGCCGCGTTGATCCGGATAACGTTGGTCGCGCCATCACGGACAAGACAATCTTAATCACCATCATGTACGCGAACAACGAAGTTGGCACTATCCAGCCCATAGCAGAAATCGGCAAGATTGCCCAGGCCAGAGGCATTCCCTTTCACACTGATGCGGTCCAGGCTGGTGGAACGCTGGATTTGAATGTAGACAAGTTGAATGTTGACCTCCTCTCCCTATCGGCGCACAAATTCTATGGCCCAAAGGGAGTTGGCGTGCTCTATCAACGTCGGCTTACGCCTTTGCTGCCCATGCAAACCGGGGGAGGACACGAACGAGGGCGCCGAGCTGGGACAGAGAACATTCCTTATATTGTGGGCTTGGCCACCGCATTGAAACTAGCCCACGAACATCGCGAGCAAAATAACCGGCGCATTGCTGACTTGCGGGATCACTTAATCAAGGGCGTGCTCAACAGGATACCCGATGCCTATCTTACTGGTCATCCTACGGATCGTCTCTCCAACAATGCGAGTTTTGTCTTTCGTGGCATTGAAGGCGAATCTATCTTGCTTCACCTGGACATGATGGGCGTTGCCGCCAGCAGTGGGTCAGCCTGTACCTCGGGTTCGACGGAACCATCGCACGTACTGATGGCATTGGGGTTGCCAGTGGAGCTTTGTCACGGCAGTCTGCGCTTGACATTGGGCAATGAGAACACTGACGAAGATATTGACTACGTATTGTCAATCTTGCCTGAGATCGTGAATAACCTGCGTGCCCTGTCCCCTTTTTATGAAGCAGTGCCAGCAAAGGGACGCCAATGAAGAATACCAAGCCACTGCGCATCGCCGTAGCGCTCAGCGGGGGGGTGGATAGCTCAACCGCAGCCGCTCTCCTGGTACGGCAAGGCCATCAAGTCATCGGCGTGATGATGCGCCTGTGGGCCACGAAGCACTGGGGTGAAATGCCAGAGAACCGCTGCTGCTCCCCTTCTGCTGTAGCAGATGCACAACGAGTCTGTTCCCTGCTGGGCATCCCCTTCTATCTGCTAGACCTGGAAGAGGAATTCAAGGCAGAAGTCGTTGACTACTTCTGCGATAATTATGCCCTAGGCCGCACCCCCAACCCTTGCCTGGCCTGTAACCGTCAAATCAAATTCAAAGCATTGCTCCATCGGATTATTGGGCTGTTAAGCGCCGAGTACCTGGCAACAGGCCATTACGCACGCATTCGTTTGTACGATGGCCAGTATCAATTGCTCAAGGGAGTAGATAAAGAGAAAGACCAATCCTATGTGCTGTATATGCTGGGGCAGGCTGAGCTAGCGCGTGTATTGTTTCCACTGGGCGATTACACCAAGAAACAGGTACGTGCCATGGCGGCTCAGTACAAACTTCCTACGGCGGACAGGGCGGAAAGCCAAGACGCATGTTTTGTATCCGATGGGGATTATCGCACTTTTGTTGCTGAGCAACGTCCTCAAACGATGCGCCCCGGGCCCATTCTGGATCTACAAGGGCGTGTGCTTGGCGAACACCGCGGCATTGCATTCTACACGATAGGTCAGCGGCAAGGGCTAGGCATCGCTGCTGCTCATCCGCTCTACGTTGTGGAGATTGACAGCGTTCGCAACGCATTGATCGTGGGACCAAAACGAGCACTGTTCCGCCGGGAACTCCTAGCTGAGCAGGTCCATTTCGTCGCCGAGAAGCCACCGCCCGAACCTATCCCGATTACCGCAAAAATTCGATACAAAGCTGAGGAGGCCTCTGCATTGTTGATTCCAATGCCTGCGCAGCAGGCTAGAGTAGTCTTTGACCAACCCCAACCCGCTATCACTCCCGGTCAGGGAGTTGTTTTCTATCAAGATGAAATCGTGCTCGGTGGTGGAATGATTGCTTCCGCTGGGCCACTGGAGGTGTAGTCCCATGTCCTTTTCGCCCTTATTTGTCCTTTCTGCAGTGATTGCAACGCTCTACGCCACCGTCTTTTACTTTCTCTGGGGAAGCTCGCTAAAGGAACTGCTCCTCTATTGGCTAGCCGCGCTGCTTGGTTTTGGCACGGGCCAGGCTCTTGCTGCGGCTTTCTCCTGGTGTGATATCTTGATCGGTGAGCTCCATTTGTTGCCTGCATCTGCCGTCTGTTGGTTATTTATGGCTCTTGCCAGGCGTTTGAAGTTGTGATATAATCAAACAAAAAGGAGCGGAATGTGACACCACTCGAGGTTGTGCGCGATCTTGCGATCGTTATCTTGGCGCTTGAGTCCATTGTCATTGGCATAGTGCTCACTTTATTGCTCTGGCAGGTGCGCAGTCTAACCCGTCTCCTGCAGCAGGAGATAAAGCCAATGCTCGATTCCATGCGCGAGACAATCGGCACAGTAAAGGGTACCACTTCTATAGTCAGCGAAACCATTGTCTCGCCTGCGGTGAAAATAGGTGGATTCGCTGCGGGAGTGCGACGGACACTGGAAGTTCTGCTGTCGTTCAAGAGGTCGCGTGAGGACAAGTGAGTCTCCGTAAATGTCCCACGTAAGGGGTCATTTTTGAACATGAAAGGATTATAATCAAGGAGGGATATGCATATGAGTAGTGAGAGCAGAGGAGTAGATTTCTTGGCTGGCGTGATTATTGGCAGTCTGCTTGGGGCTGCCGTAGGGGCTGCGGTCGCTCTCTTGCTGGCTCCTCAGCCAGGTGAGGAAACTCGGGCCCAGCTCCGTCAGAAGGGCATCGAGTTGAAGGAGCGCATGGTTGAGCTTTCCGAGGAAGCCCGCAAGAAGACGGAAGAGGCCATCGAAGAGGGCAAGAAAGCCGCAGCCAGGGAGAAGGAAGAACTGGAAAAACGGCTGGAGAAGATGAAAAAGGAAAGCGGACAAGCAGAAGCCTGATCTTGCGCTACCTACGCCCTAGAGAGCGTTAGGCTTAGTGCAAGTACGCTAATCGCAGCAGAAGGGGGTTATGTGCTGAATAACCCCTTTTCTTTGTTGGACAGCTCATTGATTGTCTTGAAAATCCATAAGTTCAGGACAAGGCTTGTTCCCATACTAGTGGAAACTTCGAAAAGAGGAACGAGCAAGGAAAGCGAGGGCTATACCCTGCTTTTCATCAAGACTGTCCAGCGTCCTTCTTGTACTACCTCTTCGCTTTGATTCAATACGGCTACATCGAGGATAACTATTCCACCCTTGAGTTGCTTAACCTCTTTTTTCTGTGCCACTGTAGCGCACACGTGGATTGTATCCCCAGCAAAGATTGGACGTTTGAACTTCCACTCTAGCCCCATAAAAGCCTGTGCAGTACCTTCCAGGAAACCCAGACGTCCTGCCAAGCCAGAAGCGACAGCCAGACCTAATAGTCCATGGGCAACGGGCTTGCCGAATAGGCTCTTCTTAGCGTACTCGATATCGCTGTGCAGTTGATTGAAATCACCCGATAAGCCGCAAAAAGCCACGATATCGGCCTCGGTGACCGTGCGGCCAGGGGATACCATGCTATCACCGACTTCAAATTCCTCAAAATAGAGGCCTTGTGCGCGATATTCTTTTGGACTCATTGGGCTCCTTTCTATATGCTCAGTTGTTCGTCATTCGATTGGACTGCGGCAGCGCCGGATTGCCCTCACGATTTTCCGTATTGCTTCCTCGATATCCTGACTTGTGTCTATGCATAGATGGGGACGATAGATTTTCTGCTCACGCTGCGACATACGCCGATAGACACGCCAATCCGCATCGGAGATGCTGTCCCCCTTGGTTTTGCGCTGTTCTAAACGCTCCTTGATGACTGATTCTGGAGCGACTGTGCGCACAATCAGTAGGTGAGCACCACTGCGCTCAGCCAGGCTGTAAAGAAACTCTCGCTGAAATTCAACCAAATTCGTGGCATCGAAAATGACACGCACCCCCTTCTTCAATAGGCGGCGGATCAGCTCCTGACACGTGCGGTGTACAAGAGCACTCTCCTGCGCGGTATAGGTCGGTTTCGGAAACAGCGCCTTCCGCACGCGATCGGATTCGATCACGATGGCCGGCAGCTCCTGGGCGAGGCGCTCGCTGAGATAGGATTTGCCCGAGCCAGGCAATCCCGACATCAAAATCAGCACCGGATAGGCAGTTGTTTCCATATCCGATGGCAGGAGCAGTGTTTCAACCTTAGCTACTGCTTCCGAGAAGTTAAAGGGCGCCGTCATCAACTCACCATGACAAACGACCGCTCTAGCAGTCAGCGCTCACTAGAGCGGAGCTGTATACTCTGACTGCCAATTTGCCAAAGCAGATGTAATGGCCGTGGCTACCTGGTTTGGCTTTTCCAGCATTACCATGTGCCCAGCTCCCTCGATCAGCCTCAGTTCGGCACCAGCGATGCGCTCGGCGAGGAAAGTCGAATACTTTGGGGGTGTCAGTCTGTCCTCGCTGCCACAGATAACCAGAGTAGGGCAGCGTATCTCATACAGTTGGTCCATCACATCAAATGCATTGCATGCGACAAAGTCATCATGCAAGACCTTTGGTGCGACTCGTAGCATCTGACGTTGTCCCTGCTGCACCAGTTCCTTGGGAGCATTGGGAGAGTATGCATACTCACAGATCAAAGTGATGGTGCGTTCGAAATCGTGTAGCGTTCCTTCCAGAATAGCAGGCAGCACGCGCAGTCGCGCTCCAGTGCCAACAAGGACAAGGCCAGCAACGCGTTGAGGGTGGCACAGCGCCGTCATCATTGCTGTGGCACCGCCCATGGAATGCCCGACCACGACCGCTCTGGCAAGATCCAATGCATCCATGAAGCCAGCGAGCACATCAGCGTAATCGGTTATGGACGAGCGTCCAATCCCATCAGAGCGCCCATGACCGGGCAAATCCAAGGCATAGACATGGGCGCCCTGCAGGTTACGGATAGCATACCCCCAATGTAGGTGATTGCCCCCTGCCCCGTGCACCAGTAGTAGACGCGGAGCCTCGCGCTCCACAGCACGGTGATAAGTGTAGAAAAGCCTCTCTCCACCAACGATGGTGTAGGGCATTCATGCCTCCGATGATTTAGTAGATTCCGCTGAAAGCCAGATTATGCTCTCTGTGTTTTGTTCTCTGCTCTTCTTCGCGCCAAGCGCAATACATCAAGACTTGGCTGGCTGGGATATCGCATCGTTCAGATCTCTGATCAGTGCATCCACGTCAATCCCATGTGCTTTGGCACCCTGCTCGATGTTCTCGAACCGCGCCACCGCACATCCCAAACACCCTAACCCGTGCTGCAAAAATACCACGATCGTCTCTGGATACTTCTCCACTGCTTCGCCAATAGACATGTCCTTGGTAATCATGAATTTCCTTTCTTTGTTAAAAATGCTACATTGACTCGAAATTATCCTACCACTGCCGTTCTGGGTAAGCACGACCTTCCATCTCGGCGATGAACTTCTCGGCTTCCATGGCGGCAATGGCACCACTGCCAACAGCCGTGGCCACTTGTTTCAAAACCTGTTCCTGCACATCCCCCGCCGCAAACACGCCCGGTACACTCGTGTGCATGCGGCGATCTGTAACGATATAACCGTGCTCATCCAAGTCGAGTTGTCCCCTGAATAATTGCGTGTTGGGCACATTGCCGATGTACGTAAACACCCCGTCTGCCACAAGGACCGATTCCTCGCCCGTCCTGACATTTTTCACACGCACACCGGTCACGTGATCTGTGCCTAATATCTCCGTAACCACTGAATCCCACCTGATTTCGATCTTGCTATTCTGAAAAGCTCGTTCCTGCACGATCTTTTGTGCCCGCAGTTGGTTGCGGCGGTGGACAATGTACACCTTGGAAGCAAAGCGCGTCAGGTAGATGGCTTCTTCCACAGCGGAATCACCCCCTCCAACCACCACAACCGTCTTATCCTTGTAGAAGAAACCATCGCAGGTTGCGCAATAGGAAACGCCACGCCCTTTGAACTTGTCCTCACCTGGCACGCCCAATAAACGCGGAGAGACACCAGTGGCAACAATCAATGTGTTTGCCTCGTATGTGGCGCTGGAGGCTTTGATGATGAAAGGATGCTGGCGCAAATTTACTTCCATCACCTCATCCATCTCCACCCGCGCGCCAAAGCGTTGTGCTTGTTGCTGCATCAATTGCATCAATTCCGTGCCACCTATGCCACTAGGAAAGCCAGGATAATTCTCGATCTCGCTTGTGGTGGCAGCCTGCCCACCGAGCATGGAGCCCGTGAGCACTAAGGGTGAGAGCTGAGAACGACCCGCATAGATAGCCGCAGTCAGACCTGCTGGCCCTGAACCTATGATCACTATCTGTTCCATAGCAAAGCTCTTGCCTCCAGAATGGGTATTTAATCTATTTTACCCAAATTGGCTGCAATTACCAAACATCGGCTGCATGCTCTTTTTCTGCAGAGAAGAGCCATCAAAGATGCAGAACGAATGAATCACGGTCTTTTGGCTTTTGACCGATACTAGATAAGATATACTGCGTGTCAAGCACACTCGGGCAAAGGAACAGCGGTATGAGCAACGAACAAGAATTAAAGGCGATTTCCTTGGGACACCCCAGTTATGTCTGGCGCTTCGGACAAGACCGCCGGCTGGATTTGATCCAACGTTATGCAGGGCTACACGGGAAACGCATTTTGGATGTGGGATGCGGCCTGGGAACCTACATGAAAAAATTGCTCGCCTTTAGCAAAGAGGTATATGGTGTGGACATAGATCCAGAAAAGGTCGCACAGGCACAGCAACAACTGGAACATATTTACCTAGCGCCAGCCGAGGAGCTGCCCTTTCCCGATGCCTATTTCGATGTTGTCCTCCTGCACGAAGTCCTCGAACATGTTACGGATGACCGCCAGGCCGTGCGCGAAGCCTATCGCGTAACAAAAGTGAGCGGACGCATCGTCATCTTTGCACCCAATCGTTTGTATCCGTTTGAGACGCACGGGGTTTACTGGCGTGGCGGGTATCACTTTGGCAATATCCCACTGGTAAATTATTTGCCCCTCTGCTTGCGCAATCGGCTCTGCCCACATGTCCGAACCTATACTGTGCGCAGTCTAAAGCGGCTATTCGTGGGATTGCCCCACCATATTGTCGTGCATACCCAAATCTACCCAGGTTACGACAACATAGCCTACCACCATCCTGCTCTGGCCAAGGCGCTGCGGAAAGCAACCTATGCTTTGGAGAGCACCCCAGCACGCATCTTTGGGCTGTCGCATTTGCTCGTTGTGTCAAAGGCATGACGCATTGTATCCGTTCTGAAGTTGTGGTGTTATAACAATAAATTAACTTACAGGAGCTAGATGACCATGAAAGTGGAACCAAACAGGGTAGTTGTCACAGGGATGGGCGCTATTACGCCTGTAGGCATCGGCGTAGAGGAAACGTGGAGCGCATTACTGGCGGGACGCTCAGGCATAAGGCGCATCACACGCTTCGATGTGAGCAATTTCCCCACCCAATTCGCAGGTGAACTGCCAAATTTTGACCCCAGGGATTTCATGGACTTTCGCGAGGCCAAACGCGCCGGCCGCTTTACGCAACTTGCCGTGGTCGCCACACAGCAAGCGATCCAGAATGCCGCCCTTGATTTATCCAAGGAAGACGCAACCCGCATTGGCGTAGAAATCGGCACAGCCATTGGAGGGATAGATCTCATCGAGGAGCAGAGCATCATCCTCCAACAGAAGGGACCGGGGCGCATTAATCCCACACTTGTCCCCGTGGTCATAGCGAATGCAGCACCTTGTCACATTGCGATCTCACTGGGCATCAAGGGTCCAACCAGTTGTCCTGTTGCTGCCTGCGCCACGGGCACAGTAGCCCTTGGCGAAGCCCTGCGCAAACTGCAACGAGGGGACGTGGAGGTTATGATTGCGGGAGGTACCGAAGCAGCTAACAGCCCCTTAGCATTGGCCGCTTTTAGCCGTCTGGGCGCATTGTCCACACGCAATGCGGATCCAGAAAAAGCTTGTCGTCCCTTCGATGCGCAACGCGATGGCACGGTGATGGGCGAGGGCGCAGCCGTGTTGGTGATGGAAACGCTGGAGCACGCAAAGCGACGAGGCGCACCTATCCTGGCTGAAGTGCTAGGGTACGGCTTTACCGAAGATGCCTACCACCTCGCCGCCCCTGATCCAACGGGAGATGGTGCAGCCAGAGCCATGTCCCTTGCTCTGGCCGATGCGGGCGTTGCTCCTGATGAAGTGGACTACATTGTGCCTCACGGCACCGCCACACCGCTGAACGATATCTCTGAGACCAGAGCCTGTAAAATCGTCTTTGGCGAACAGGCATACCACATTCCCATCAGTTCCAACAAATCCATGATCGGACACTTGCTGGGAGCAGCAGGCGCTATTTCCACTGTGATTGCCATCTTGGCGATCCGCGACGGTGTCGTTCCACCAACGATCAACTTGGATTACCCCGATCCCGAATGCGACCTAGACTATGTGCCCAACCAGGCCCGTCGCATCCGGGTGGACACCGCTATCGCCAATGCCTTCGGCTTTGGCGGCCAGAACGCCACCATCGTCGTCCGTCGAGCAGACATCACGTAGAGCACTGGCCTTTTCGGCTAGCGTTGACTTTTGCCCCATGATAGGCTATACTTGTGCCTGGTCTTATCACACTCACATTGCAGGAACCAAGAGGGTAAGGATGAGCAGGAATTGGATGCCGTTGAGATTGTTTCTGGCTTTGCTGCCAGTAGCAATAGCCTTGCTCGTGAGTACATGTAGTGCACCGACGCCCACTCCCACACCACAACCAACTGCTACACCCAGGCCAACACCAACTCCTACGCCACGACCGCTTGACCTGGTGGTCCTGCATACGAACGATGTGCTGGGTTATACTGAACCTTGTGGCTGAAGGCCACCGAAAGGAGGACTGGCTCGGCGAGCCAGTGTGATCAAAGCGACGCGCCAGCAATCAGCAAACACGCTGCTGCTGGATGCAGGCAACTCGATTTGGGGTGTGCAGCCTTTAACAGCGCAAAGCCAAGGCAAGGTGATCATTGATGGCATGAACCTGATGGGGTACAATGCCATGGCCATTGGCGATTTAGATTTGCAACTGGGACCCGATGTCCTACGCCAACGCATAGCCGAGGCAAAATTTCCCATCCTTTCGGCCAATGTACTGCTTGCCAGCGAGAACAAACTGCTGGCCCAGCCCTATGTCTTGCTGCAAATGGGAGGCCATCAGGTGGGCATCATCGGATTGACCTGGGATGCTGCGGACTTGTCGTTGCCCCAAATCCAAGGGAAATTCATTCTACTGAAAGCAGAGGACGTGCTGGCTCGGTATGTGGCTGAGTTGGCGAAACAGGCTGATATCATCATTGTGCTATCCAACATGGGCTACGACGAAGATGTGCAACTTTCCTCATTAGTGCCGGGCATTGACCTCATCGTGGGTGGGCGCTCACGCATCCCCATGCCCCAGAGCTGGCGCAATAACCAGACGGGTACCCTAGTTGTTCAAGCAGGCTCGCAGGGAGAGTGGATTGGTCGCCGCACGCTGCATTTGGATAGCAAAGGTGTAGTCACCAACTATGCTGATGAATTAATCTACCTGACAGATGACTTTGCCGATGACCCAGAGATGCGTGCATTTCTAGACAATTATCAAGCGCAGTAACGTCTGTTGAATTCCTATATCTCGACATAGAAGGGGAGGA includes:
- a CDS encoding DUF1858 domain-containing protein, yielding MITKDMSIGEAVEKYPETIVVFLQHGLGCLGCAVARFENIEQGAKAHGIDVDALIRDLNDAISQPAKS
- the mnmA gene encoding tRNA 2-thiouridine(34) synthase MnmA translates to MKNTKPLRIAVALSGGVDSSTAAALLVRQGHQVIGVMMRLWATKHWGEMPENRCCSPSAVADAQRVCSLLGIPFYLLDLEEEFKAEVVDYFCDNYALGRTPNPCLACNRQIKFKALLHRIIGLLSAEYLATGHYARIRLYDGQYQLLKGVDKEKDQSYVLYMLGQAELARVLFPLGDYTKKQVRAMAAQYKLPTADRAESQDACFVSDGDYRTFVAEQRPQTMRPGPILDLQGRVLGEHRGIAFYTIGQRQGLGIAAAHPLYVVEIDSVRNALIVGPKRALFRRELLAEQVHFVAEKPPPEPIPITAKIRYKAEEASALLIPMPAQQARVVFDQPQPAITPGQGVVFYQDEIVLGGGMIASAGPLEV
- a CDS encoding bifunctional metallophosphatase/5'-nucleotidase, which gives rise to MIKATRQQSANTLLLDAGNSIWGVQPLTAQSQGKVIIDGMNLMGYNAMAIGDLDLQLGPDVLRQRIAEAKFPILSANVLLASENKLLAQPYVLLQMGGHQVGIIGLTWDAADLSLPQIQGKFILLKAEDVLARYVAELAKQADIIIVLSNMGYDEDVQLSSLVPGIDLIVGGRSRIPMPQSWRNNQTGTLVVQAGSQGEWIGRRTLHLDSKGVVTNYADELIYLTDDFADDPEMRAFLDNYQAQ
- the nifS gene encoding cysteine desulfurase NifS, with protein sequence MQRPAKLVYMDHAATTAVDPRVVEAMLPYFTDKYGNASSVHAAGREARVAMENARRTVADILGADPEEIIFTSCGTESDNLAIRGVAFANRNRGNHIITSSIEHHAVGHTCEQLEKEFGFEVTYLPVDQYGRVDPDNVGRAITDKTILITIMYANNEVGTIQPIAEIGKIAQARGIPFHTDAVQAGGTLDLNVDKLNVDLLSLSAHKFYGPKGVGVLYQRRLTPLLPMQTGGGHERGRRAGTENIPYIVGLATALKLAHEHREQNNRRIADLRDHLIKGVLNRIPDAYLTGHPTDRLSNNASFVFRGIEGESILLHLDMMGVAASSGSACTSGSTEPSHVLMALGLPVELCHGSLRLTLGNENTDEDIDYVLSILPEIVNNLRALSPFYEAVPAKGRQ
- a CDS encoding MaoC family dehydratase N-terminal domain-containing protein; this encodes MSPKEYRAQGLYFEEFEVGDSMVSPGRTVTEADIVAFCGLSGDFNQLHSDIEYAKKSLFGKPVAHGLLGLAVASGLAGRLGFLEGTAQAFMGLEWKFKRPIFAGDTIHVCATVAQKKEVKQLKGGIVILDVAVLNQSEEVVQEGRWTVLMKSRV
- a CDS encoding YtxH domain-containing protein, which translates into the protein MSSESRGVDFLAGVIIGSLLGAAVGAAVALLLAPQPGEETRAQLRQKGIELKERMVELSEEARKKTEEAIEEGKKAAAREKEELEKRLEKMKKESGQAEA
- a CDS encoding ATP-binding protein produces the protein MTAPFNFSEAVAKVETLLLPSDMETTAYPVLILMSGLPGSGKSYLSERLAQELPAIVIESDRVRKALFPKPTYTAQESALVHRTCQELIRRLLKKGVRVIFDATNLVEFQREFLYSLAERSGAHLLIVRTVAPESVIKERLEQRKTKGDSISDADWRVYRRMSQREQKIYRPHLCIDTSQDIEEAIRKIVRAIRRCRSPIE
- the fabF gene encoding beta-ketoacyl-ACP synthase II; translated protein: MKVEPNRVVVTGMGAITPVGIGVEETWSALLAGRSGIRRITRFDVSNFPTQFAGELPNFDPRDFMDFREAKRAGRFTQLAVVATQQAIQNAALDLSKEDATRIGVEIGTAIGGIDLIEEQSIILQQKGPGRINPTLVPVVIANAAPCHIAISLGIKGPTSCPVAACATGTVALGEALRKLQRGDVEVMIAGGTEAANSPLALAAFSRLGALSTRNADPEKACRPFDAQRDGTVMGEGAAVLVMETLEHAKRRGAPILAEVLGYGFTEDAYHLAAPDPTGDGAARAMSLALADAGVAPDEVDYIVPHGTATPLNDISETRACKIVFGEQAYHIPISSNKSMIGHLLGAAGAISTVIAILAIRDGVVPPTINLDYPDPECDLDYVPNQARRIRVDTAIANAFGFGGQNATIVVRRADIT
- a CDS encoding alpha/beta fold hydrolase; this encodes MPYTIVGGERLFYTYHRAVEREAPRLLLVHGAGGNHLHWGYAIRNLQGAHVYALDLPGHGRSDGIGRSSITDYADVLAGFMDALDLARAVVVGHSMGGATAMMTALCHPQRVAGLVLVGTGARLRVLPAILEGTLHDFERTITLICEYAYSPNAPKELVQQGQRQMLRVAPKVLHDDFVACNAFDVMDQLYEIRCPTLVICGSEDRLTPPKYSTFLAERIAGAELRLIEGAGHMVMLEKPNQVATAITSALANWQSEYTAPL
- a CDS encoding class I SAM-dependent methyltransferase codes for the protein MSNEQELKAISLGHPSYVWRFGQDRRLDLIQRYAGLHGKRILDVGCGLGTYMKKLLAFSKEVYGVDIDPEKVAQAQQQLEHIYLAPAEELPFPDAYFDVVLLHEVLEHVTDDRQAVREAYRVTKVSGRIVIFAPNRLYPFETHGVYWRGGYHFGNIPLVNYLPLCLRNRLCPHVRTYTVRSLKRLFVGLPHHIVVHTQIYPGYDNIAYHHPALAKALRKATYALESTPARIFGLSHLLVVSKA
- the trxB gene encoding thioredoxin-disulfide reductase: MEQIVIIGSGPAGLTAAIYAGRSQLSPLVLTGSMLGGQAATTSEIENYPGFPSGIGGTELMQLMQQQAQRFGARVEMDEVMEVNLRQHPFIIKASSATYEANTLIVATGVSPRLLGVPGEDKFKGRGVSYCATCDGFFYKDKTVVVVGGGDSAVEEAIYLTRFASKVYIVHRRNQLRAQKIVQERAFQNSKIEIRWDSVVTEILGTDHVTGVRVKNVRTGEESVLVADGVFTYIGNVPNTQLFRGQLDLDEHGYIVTDRRMHTSVPGVFAAGDVQEQVLKQVATAVGSGAIAAMEAEKFIAEMEGRAYPERQW